Below is a genomic region from Salvelinus fontinalis isolate EN_2023a chromosome 2, ASM2944872v1, whole genome shotgun sequence.
atgactagtcttgaaacctgactgatttggatcaagaaggtcattctgagagagatagcaggagagctggccaaggacggcacgttcaagagttttggagagaaaagaaagaagggatactggtctgtagttgttgacatcggagggatcgagtgtaggttttttcagaaggggtgcaactctcgctctcttgaagacggaagggacgtagccagcggtcaaggatgagttgatgagcgaggtgaggtaagggagaaggtctccggaaatggtctggagaagagaggaggggatagggtcaagcaggcaggttgttgggcggccggccgtcacaagacgcgagatttcatctggagagagaggggagagagaggtcaaagcacagggtagggcagtgtgagcagaaccagcggtgtcgtttgacttagcaaacgaggatcggatgtcatcgaccttcttttcaaaatggttgacgaagtcgtctgcagagagggaggaggaggggggagggggaggaggattcaggagggaggagaaggtggcaaagagcttcctagggttagaggcagatgcttggaatttagagtggtagaaagtggctttagcagcagagacagaagaggaaaatgtagagaggagggagtgaaaggatgccaggtccgcagggaggcgagttttcctccatttccgctcggctgcccggagccctgttctgtgagctcgcaatgagtcgtcgagccacggagcgggaggggaggaccgagccggcctggaggataggggacatagagagtcaaaggatgcagaaagggaggagaggagggttgaggaggcagaatcaggagataggttggagaaggtttgggcagagggaagagatgataggatggaagaggagagagtagcgggggagagagagcgaaggttgggacggcgcgataccatccgagtaggggcagtgtgggaagtgttggatgagagcgagagggaaaaggatacaaggtagtggtcggagacttggaggggagttgcaatgaggttagtggaagaacagcatctagtaaagatgaggtcaagcgtattgcctgccttgtgagtagggggggaaggtgagagggtgaggtcaaaagaggagaggagtggaaagaaggaggcagagaggaatgagtcaaaggtagacatggggaggttaaagtcacccagaactgtgagaggtgagccgtcctcaggaaaggagcttatcaaggcatcaagctcattgatgaactctccaagggaacccggagggcgataaatgataaggatgttaagcttgaaagggctggtaactgtgacagcatggaattcaaaggaggcgatagacagatgggtaaggggagaaagagagaatgaccacttgggagagatgaggatcccggtgccaccaccccgctgaccagaagctctcggggtgtgcgagaacacgtgggcagacgaagagagagcagtaggagtagcagtgttatctgtggtgagccatgtttccgtcagtgccaagaagtcgagggactggagggacgcataggctgagatgagctctgccttgttggccgcggatcggcagttccagaggctaccggagacctggaactccacgtgggtcgtgcgggctgggaccaccaggttagggtgggcgcggccacgcggtgtgaagcgtttgtatggtctgtgcagagaggagaggacagggatagacagacacatagttgacaggctacagaagaggctacgctaaagcaaaggagattagaatgacaagtgggctacacgtctcgaatgttcagaaagttaagcttacgttgcaaaaaaatctcatctgattgactaaaatgatatagtactgctggctggtgaagtagcctggctagcagtggctgcgttgttgaaagtgaagctggctaggtgacctcgacaatttctctaaatttctctaaactacacaattatcatggatacaaggacagcaaagacaactagctaacactacgctaatcaagtcgttccgttgtaatgtaagtttctacagtgctgctattcggtagaagttggctagctagcagtgttagctagcagtgttggctaggtaggaggacggcagcgcggcaggcgaaaatagctggctagctaaccgataattactctaagctacacaattatcttagatacaaagatagcaaagaaaactatgtagctagctaacactacacaaatcaagtcgttccgttgtaatgtaatcgtttctacagtgctgctaatcggtggctagctagctagctagcagggttgactacgttacgttacgttaggacgagaatacctggctagcgaacctcagtgaacctcgataactacacaattatctttgatacaaagacggctatgtagccagctaagtagctagctaagatcaaacaaatcaaagatagcaaagacaactgtgtagccagctaacactacactgatcaagtcgttccgttgtaatgcactcgtttctacaatgctgctattcggtggcaagctggctagctagcagtgttggctacgttgcgttacgttaggacgaaaatagctggctagcgaacctcaataactacacaattatgtttgatacaaagacggctatgtatctagctaagatcaaacaaatcaaaccgttgtactgtaatgaaaatgaaaatcagaccgttgtactataatgaaatgtaatgaaaagttatactactattcggtagacggtggacgtttgctagctggctagctgctgggcagatagcagtgtggactacgatagacgacgaaatacgataattacgcaattatctttgatacacagacggctatgtagctagctaagaagaaattgctaaggttggacaaattaaaccgttgtactataatgaaatgtaatgaaaagttatattacctgcagagcgaatgcaaatgcgaccgctcgctccaaaccggatgtgaCAGACCTAGCGATGGAAACCGTTCCCAAAAAATAACACTGATCTTataacataatcactagtgaCACACTGGTGCTGTATTGGAGAAACCAGATATAGAAACTACACCCTCCCTCTTACCCCGCTCTTCGCCTGCCTTCCTCCTTGCACCTCATCTACTGTATGTTCTCCGTCAACAGGCGGATGCCCCAAACACGGGTCTGATTCCAGAAAGTGATGCTGTCGGTGTAACTGTGGCGCTAATCACCTGTACATACCGCGGACAGGAGTTCATTCGTATCGGGTACTACGTCAACAACGAATACACCGACCCTGAGCTGCGGGAAAACCCACCCATAAAACCTGACTATGGACAGGTAAAGGAGGACACTCAATGGGTGTGCTTGACTGTTTCCTTCCAGGAAGatgttcaagttttattagtcgtatgtacaggaaaCATAAGGTATACActgtccaacgaaatgcttacttgcactCTACTTGTTCCCTCCCATCTGCCCTTGTTCACTACCATTCACAGATCTGACAGGACTGTTACATTAATATTGAGTAAACTAGGTGGAGCTATTGCTTACACCTACCAATTTTTATCAGATCTATGAAGGGGAATGAATGATGGCAGAGGAGAAGggacaatttttttaaattaaattaaacctTTGTGTTGTGGAAGGGCAAAATATCCATTATTACATTGGTCTTAAAGTGCAAACTCGGCTCACTCATCAGAGGCACGTGTGCCACAGTACTACTCAGGCTTTAGTATAATGTAAAAATGGAACATGTCTTATTGCAAATATAAGTACATTACTGGATCATTTTCCCCTTAATGCTGTTTGTCTTCCAGCTCCAGAGAAATATTTTGGCTTCAAACCCACGTGTAACAAGATTCCATATCAACTGGGAAGGGTGTGCAGAAAGGATGGAAGACTCAGAGAATGTGGATCCTGCCCCCAACTCTATGCTGCCCCCATCTTGCCTCCCGGGCAAGGCCCCACCCATAGGGttgctacctgacaactctaTGGACTGCTTGTAGAGGgaaacatacatatacacataatCTTTGATCAACCCAGGCACTATAAGCAGAAGAATGGACATGGACATTCTGACTTGGATGTACAGCCAGCTTTGCCTTACAGCTCCCTTATTTCCCAGAAACTGTCAACAACACACTCCCACCTTGGAATACAGTGTCTTGCAACCAAGACAATCTTTCTGGAGTAATCTTTATTATCTATTGGAAGATTTTCACTTTCATGTCTATAACATGGTGAAAAAAAGTTGTAAAACTAATTCATCCCTTCATTTTTAATACTATCAACAGGGCGACAGCTGAAGTATCCAAGTTTCCATAGATGGTTAGCAGCTAATTGGCAGAAATACTGATTCACACCAACTAGTCAGCTGTTAATTATGTGATGTAAATACCAACAGAGGCTATGACACTAGTGAAGCAAAATGGAGGAAGAAATGACTCAAGTTGCAGGAAGGAAAATAATGGTGGTATTTTTTTGTACTTTCTGAGCCATTGTGTTTCAGTGGTTATGGTCCTTATAGCATTTGAGTTACACTTTTCCCTGTTGGTGTTTTGGGATACTTTTGGATGGGGGGGTGCTAATTATGGTATGTACATATGTTTATTTTCCTGTGTGCCattttgtttttgaaataaatATCTTTTTGTTATGTGATGCTTGTGATTGTCCCTGACAAGCTTTGAGATGTGATGAAAATGGCAGATGTTGGAACTCTAGGAGAATCACCTTCAACTATGAAGGGTTTTTCGTTGAAAATAATGGGTGGGGCTTCCTCGACTTTTTGTTACATTCATAAATATCTGTAGTGTGCTCACCTATAGTGCACATTTTGAAATTGATAGCCTGGCTTGCTTGTTGCCATGCAATTTGAATTACAGCTGTGTTCAAGACAAAATTGTGAAAATGTTAACATGCAAATCTCCCCTTTTCACTGAATCATGTTCTCTTGTCATTAACTTGTGAGTTCACTGAATGTAATTGTAATCCTTTAGTGAACGGTTTGCtgaaaaaacatacatgtatGGACGCTTGCAATTATTGACAGCTATGAAATGTATGACTCATTTTCTGCATAGGAGATAATGGCAAAAGCGGTATGTGAATGTGGGCTGTCTGGTGGTAAAATCTGATATCTAGGACGATTCGTGCAATATGAAATGTTAGAACTAAATGACACTGGTTTCCTTACAAGTCATACTAACAACATTTACATGTTAGTCAAATTTAGCTGTTTTAAGATGCATGtaattcgctctggataaaagcgtcgatctgctaaattactcattataaatgtacaTTTACCGAT
It encodes:
- the LOC129827898 gene encoding histone chaperone asf1b-B, translating into MAKVQVLNVAVLDNPSRFGNPFQFEITFECMEDLPEDLEWKIIYVGSAESEEYDQTLDSVLVGPVPAGRHMFVFQADAPNTGLIPESDAVGVTVALITCTYRGQEFIRIGYYVNNEYTDPELRENPPIKPDYGQLQRNILASNPRVTRFHINWEGCAERMEDSENVDPAPNSMLPPSCLPGKAPPIGLLPDNSMDCL